The Dama dama isolate Ldn47 chromosome 11, ASM3311817v1, whole genome shotgun sequence genome segment CTGAAGTCGCTCGGCCGGCTCCAGCGCGGCCAGCCTTGGCGTCCAGGCCGGTGTTGTCGCTCCCCGGATAGCAGTCCTCCCAGGGATGGGTGAGGGGTGGGTGTATCCCTCAGGACTTACAAGATGCAAactgttttcctgtttttttttcttctttctcaattttcctGATTGTAGCCAGgactttgaataaatgaattttatgctaacttttttttcctttttttctttttcagttcaaaTTAAGGAAAACCTCCCTCCTGCTTCTTTCTGCAAGCAGCGTCTCATTGTGCAAGAGTTCAGTCATGCAGCCGCCGCCCCAGGCCGTCCCGTCTGGCGTGGTCGGGCCGCCTCCATCCGGGAGTCCTCAGACCATGTTCTGGTCTAACAGCCCGTACAGGAGGCAGGCCGGCAGTCACACTCCGATGGCCCCGATTACCTGCCCACTGCAGCCAGTGACAGATCCTTTTGCTTTCAGCCGACAGGCTCTCCAGAATACATCGCTGGGCGGCTCCTCTAAAAGCAGCCCACCCATTTTGCAAGGCCCAGCCCCGCCGCCGTCCCTGCCACGTGCGGGTCTGCCCGTGCCTCACACAAGCGCTGGGGATAGCTCCCAAGGGCCCTGCGAACCTCTGCCGGGGCCTCCATTGCAGCCCAGGGCAGACACCAGCCCGTTTCCCGGGGTGCCGGCCCCCTCGGCCCCACACGGGCCCGAGATGAACAGGAGTGCCGAGACTCCTGGCCCAGAGCCTGAGCTCCTGAACGCGCCGTTCCCTCCACAGTACATTCCAGGAGTGGGGTCCAGCGGCTCTCGCGGGGGCCTTCTGCAGGGGCATGTGCCTCGGCCTGACATACCCCTGAGCCGGCCGAGCCCCCCCGACAGCACCGTGCCCCCAGCAGCGATCCCTCTCCCCCCTCAGCCCCATCAGCAAGTGCCTGGGCAGTGGGGGCCAGGGCAGGGAGGCCCGCGGCCCCCAGGCCAGCATTACTGGCCCGGCCCAGAGGGAGCCCCGCAGATCCCAGGGCCCCACGCCTCCAGCGTCACCCACTTTCCCCCTCCATCCAGCCTGCATCAGCGTCCTGGCCACGAGCAGCTCGGCCCCCCGGCATCCTTACCAGGACCCTCGGCCAGTGACGGAAGAAACGAGGCTGTCTACCTGCCCAGTGAAGACCACTCAGTAAACAGCTTTGATCCAGAGAGCGCATTCAGGCAGAATTCCAGAGCTGGGAACCGTCGGGCAAACCAGGAGCTCAGGTCGAGTCCTGGAGTGAACAGAGAGCAGCTGTCAGGCCTGGCTCCTGTTAACCCGCTCACTCAGGAAAACAGCCCGGAAAGCCACTCGCGCCACCCGCTGGGGGCCGGGGGTGGCTGGGCCCCGCCGGAGGTGGGCTCGGGCGCACTCGCCATGTTTTTCAaaggaggagagacagagaaCGAAGAGAACCTCTCGTCGGAAACAGCAGGCTCTGCCGGGCAGGCCGTCGTGGATGGTTTCTGCCTCGGCCAGCTTCCCGCACACGTGGGCGTGGGAGGCGCTTACCAGGCCTTTCCCAGAGGCTCCAGCAGCGAGTCCGCGCAGCTGGGGGGAGAGCCGCAGCGTTGCTTTCCTCGGTCTGCAGGCAGCCCCCACGAGAAAGCAGCCTCTAAGGCGGCCGCCATGCACCTGTGGGCAGACACGGCCCGTGCAGGGTCTCAGTATGAGAACGTTGAGAACCTGGAGTTCGTTCAGAACCAGGAAGTTCTGCCGAGCGAGCCCCTCAGCATGGATCCTTCCTCCCCAGGCGATCCGCTCAAGTGTGGGCCCCTTCCCGGCCCGGCTGGCCCCAGGCTTGGTGCGGTGGGCCCTGCGGCTGGCGGGGGCCCGAATCTCGAGGCCCTGGATGTGACGGCGCACTCTGCACGGTCTGACAGCGCGTCCTCCAGTTACAGCAGCAAGAGCCAGCGGGGCCTTCCAGGTGCAGCCAGGCCCCACGACTCGGGCACCTTTATTCAGCAGGAAGTGGGGAAACCCGAGGAGGAGTCTCCAGGAAGGTTTTTTAAGCAGATCGATTCTTCTCCTGTCGGCGGCGAAACGGACGAGATCACCAGCCAGAACTACCACGGCAGCTTGTCCCAGCCCTCGACCCCAAGCCCCCCAAAACCTACGGGGATATTTCAGACGAGTGCAAACAGTTCTTTTGAACCTGTGAAGTCGCACTTGGTTGGAGTAAAACCCGTTGAGGCAGATCGTGCCAACGTGGTAGGAGAGGTGAGGGGGCCTAGTGCCCCCCAGAAGCAGCACAGAGTGGCCGCTGCCATGCCTGATGCCGCCCCCGGCAACCTGGAGCAGCCCCCCGACAACATGGAGACCCTCTCCCCACCGCAGCTCTGCGCGCTGCCTCTCGCCACACCCACGGAGGCCGGGCAGGGGCTTCTGCAGGCCGCAGGGCCGCCCTTGGAAACGGCGCTGCCAACACCCGAGAAGAGGTCCTcgaccaggctgcaggggcctGTGAAGTGTGAGAGCCCTGCAACAACCTTGTGGGCGCAGAACGAGCTCCCGGATTTTGGGGGCAACGTCCTTCTGGCCCCGGCGGCTCCCGCGCTTCACGTGCCAGCAAAACCTCAGCTGTCTGAAGTGATCCAGCCCCCAGACGAGGGGATGGCAAGGCAGGTGGGCCTGGGCGTTCAGAGTGGGGATGGCCTTGGTGCTTCTGAGAACCTGGAGAATCCTCCCCAGCTGGGTGAAGAGGAGGCCCTCCCACCGCAGGCTGGCCCCGGCTATGCCAGCCTGCTGTCCTCCCCGCCCACTGAGTCTTTGCAGAATCAGCCCGTCTTGATCGCCCAGCCCGATCAAAGCTATAATCTGGCTCAGCCTGTTAACGTTTCTGTGTCCTTACCAAATCCTAACGAGAAGACTCCGTCCTGGAGAGACTCTTCGGTGGGAGATAAGCCCGCAGTCAGCAGCTGGGCTGCCGGGGGTGATCCTGGAGAGAATGTACCTTTGTCTGGGATGCCAGCAGGCTCTCTCCTCTGCTCGCCTCTGCCTAACCATCTGGCCCAGAGTCCTTTTCCACAAGTTTCTGGTATCTATGACATGGTTTCCAATCAAGCTGCTAATTTGCTGGTTCAGCCGCACTCTCATCCAAAGGCCTCGCTTCCGGAAGGTCAGAAGGTCTACAGCGCGGACAGTGTGCCTCCTGAGGGGCTGCCCAGTCCTGCGGGGGGTGCAGGCCTGATGTTGGTGCCACCTGCAAGCAGCACCTCCGTGCCTGACAGCAGCAAGCCAGGTGTCTGTGGCGGTCGGGATGTAGCTTCAGGAGCTCTGGACTTCACGTTCGGTAGGACTTTGGAAAATCCTGCAGGAATGTACAGCCCGGCCCATGCGGATGGCCTGGCCTCTGGTCAGCAGACCACTGCCAGTCATCGACCACCTGGGCCTGGGGCGAACACCCCAGACCGTTTCTATCAGCAGGTGATGAAAGAGGCTCAGGATCAGCCCCATGCAGAGAGAGCCCAGCAGGAGCTGGCACCGCCACTGCCTGCTCCGCAGGGGCCCAGAGCAGCGCTTCCGGAGCCTTCAAACCCAGGGAGTCCCCCAGTGCAGGCACAGCCTCCAGACCCAGCCCGGCCCTCGAGCCCAGCTCTTGCTGACGTGGGTCAGCAGCTGCTGTCCCGGCCGCCTCAGTCCTCCAGCGCCTCTGTCGTGTCCACCAGCTCAAGCCAGGCAGCCCCGCGGCCCGACCAGCAGTGGCTGCAGCCCCCGCCTCCTGACTTGGCATCCTACTACTACTACAGGTCCCTGTATGACGGCTGGCAGCCTCCGTACCCCTCCCCGTACCCGCCGGATCCTGGCCCAGCCCCCCACTATTACCAGGTAGGGGCACGCTCGCGCACGGTTGAGCGCTCTGACCAGTGGTCTCTTTCTCGTGTCCTGCTCTGTGGCAGGGTTCTGCGTTCAGTCCTGAGGGGACCCGTGGTCCTCCTGCTGGCACACGCCTCTTCATGAGCTTCGTGAGCAGAGTGCTCCCCGACACAGCTCGCTCTGGGGAGCATAGCCCTTCTGGCGGCCACGCTGCACGTGAGCACGCCTTAGTGGGGAGGATGACTGCCTCATTCTTGCGTAGCACAGCGTGCCCCAGCTCATGTGAGAAAGGACCCTCGCTTCCTGTCCCGCCCACCGGCTCGCCGCAGAGCCAGGGTTCTGGGTGGCACATTTTGGGAAACTGCAATAGCCTCTTGAAGGTTCTTTCTGGTTTTAACATAAAAAACGTATTTGAGAAGAAACAGGAAAGCTCTAGTCTTTTAAAGCCCTTCTTTAGGATAAAATCATTTAGGGTAAGAAATTTGGGGTGTAGTGCAGATGAGACAGTGAAGAGCAGTGGCATTGTATACACATTCAGGCACCTGGCCACGGCAGGGGTGCCGCTGTGCTTCTCACCTCTCTCCACCAGGATCCAGGCCCACGAGTGCTGGTTAGGTTCTGTTTAATCCTGCTTTAGGGCGATCCACGTGGACACACCTTTGATTGCTTGTCAGCATCTCATGTCCTGGCCCAGCATTGCCACAGTCCGCGGAGGTAGAAGGCTTGTGGACCCTGGAGTTTGGAGCCCACACTGGGGGCCCCACAGTCAGAAGCAGCTGAGGGAGCAGAGCTGTGGTGGGCTGGGGGCCgcctgggggtggggcagccTGAGGGGCTTCGGGCGTCTGTGTGTGCATGGGAACGAGTTACATGCCTAACCCCGAGACCTGGGAGTCTGAGAGCCAGGAGGAGCCCCAGAGACTTATTTCCATGGAAGGAAGTGACGCTCTGTAGGAGCCCAGGGTGGGCGGGCGGAGTGTGGAGGCCCGAGTCCCAGCCGGCACCCGGCGCTGCTGTGTGGGAGCCCAGCCTCCAGCGGGGGCCAGGAGTAAGTCCACGTTCCATGCTGTCTCGTCTTCTGCCAGCTCTTGATAGAAAATCAGGCCTTGAGACAGGAAAGACAGGTCTGGCTCATGCCTGGATCACCCATCTCTGCCTTAGGTTCCAGTACTGCCGTAGGGCCATGGGGCTGCTGCATCTGGAAGGGGCTGAAAGCCTCATCAGGCTAGAGCTCGATCCTCTTTCTGGGGCTGCCTGTGCCCGCAGGACCCATTCCCAGGGGACCCAGATTCTTTTGCTTACTTGAATTTGTACCTGAAGTGGGACCCCCAGATTGTGGGGTCTCAGCGCCTCCACAGGTGAGACCTCAGGAAGCAGAAGAGAGCCCTTGAGGGTCACCTTGGCATGGCCCGCTGCCATACGGCCGTCTCCTGAGCCAGGCCAGGCTGTCTGTCTTCGAAACAGGGCCATCTGCAGAGCCTCACCTGTGCTGTGAGAGCCGTGCGAGGTGCTTGGCGTCTAATGACGGTGTCCTTCTTTCGGCAGGACATGTATAGCCTCTACGACCCCAGGTACAGGCCCTGCGACAGCGCTGCCTACGTGGACCCCTACCGCTACCCCGAGCCCGAGCGGCCCAGCTCCCGGGCCAGCCACTGCTCCGACCGGCCAGCCGCCAGGTGATGGACATCTGTGTTCCTGGCTGTGGCGGTAGCTTAGTGATTTGGAAGAGATTGTGTTTGCGAAGCATCATAGAAACCtcttgaatgtgtgtgtgtgtttcatggaTGTAGACAGACTGTAGGCTGCATCTTTGAGTCGAACGGAGCCTGCTGCCGCAGCATGGTCACAGACATGTCGTCAGGTGGTCTTGGGCAGGCCAGACCCTGGGCGGGGCCACGGGAAGGCCCCCTGCCCTCAAGCAGGGCTCCTCCCGGCCTGGGCAGTGGTCCTGTTGCCGAGGGCCCACATGGCAGCTTCTGACCTGCGGAGGTTCTTTCCCACGCTGGTTCCAGGGGTGCCCAGGCCAGGCAGGCTCAGGCTGCAGCTTGGAGTGGCCTGTTGGCAGCAGCAGCCGCGAGCCTGGGCTGTCCGCCTGGCACCGCCTCGGTCAGGAGGCTCCCAGCGAGCGCGGTCTCGCCTCTCTACCCAACTGAGCGCATCTTGGCTTTGCAGTTACAGGCAAGGCATTTCGAAAGATCCTTGGCATCACGCCTTCAGCTGAGTAAAAATTTAAGCCGATCGCAGTCCTCCCACTCAGAGGTGTCAGTGGGTTAGGGTCCAGCCTCGCCACCTGCCATAGTGGCCTCGTGTACCCAGGCACCTCGTCTTGCAGGGCCGGGTTTCTACAAGACTGTGAGGCTCCTTCAGCTCGTGATAGACAAGAGAATGGTGCAGGGGAAGACCGTGTCCCCACTGCATTGCAGATTTACggctgctcctgctattttaagTCCTTGGTCCCAAGCTCATCTGGAGAACGAGCCGGGTCTGTCCGGCCGGACCCCTGTCCTTGCGGAGGGATGCGCTGCGCTTCAGACCCCTGCGCTCTGGGTGCTCGGTGGGAGGCCGTGCCCATCTGTCCCCTGGGAGGCGAGGCTGGCGTCACACTGGGCACTCTGATCTGGGAGAGCAGCAGGCAGGTGTATCCTGGAAGCCCTGAGAGGCGAGGGAGGGCGGGGCCAGGGCACACCTCGCCGTTCCTGTCTCCTCTTCCAGCCTGCAGGCTAACCCGAGGGGCCCAGAAGAGCTGTGGCTGTTGTAGGTGACCGAGCGGAGGCGGGCCTGGTTACCTGGCAGGGGTCTGTCGCCCAGCCTGTAGTGTCCAGGCCCCTCTGCGTCCTCACTACGCCCTTGCGGAGAGGAACAGTCTGCTgtctcctttgtgtgtgtgcgcgcgcgcacacgcgtccaggcctgtgtgtgtgcgcacacacgcatgcaggcctctgtgtgtgtgtgtgtgcacgcgcgcgcgttcaggcctgtgtgtgtgcgcgcacacacgcatgcaggcctgtgtgcgtgtgtggagCATCTGTGTGCTGTGCTCAGGTGGTCACGGTCTAGGGGAGCTGCGGGAGGGAAGAAAGTGCCCTGGGTGTCCAAGTGGAGTCCTTGCTGCGGGTGACCAGCTGGGCGAGCAGCAAGGTGGCTGTGCCCCACCCTGCTTCCGCTCAGGGCGTGTCTCTGGACCCCCGTGGTGGGGCTGGCGGCTCCCAAGTGCTAACCCAGGGTCCCCAGTCAGCGGGTGCTGTTCCGGCAGTGGTGGGGAGGCCACTCTTTAAGGGCAGCTGCATCCCGGAGTGAGCCATTCCCAGGGGTTTGCAGTCACAGTTTAAAAATCAGAAGTGCTATTAAGTCCTtcccaggatcttcctgacccagcgggCCTGGTCCCGCCCGTCTTGCAGTAAGAGCCAGTGGTGCTGGGCAGTCAGCTGGAACGGACTCGGGGCCTCCTCCCCTCTCGGGGGGCACACGGTCATGGTTGGGGGGAGGGTGTTACAGTCGGGGCTAGCTTGCTTTCCGTAGCTCAGTGCCTTTTGCTTCTACTCCTGAGCACCCCGAGAAGGGCCAGTCCTCTTCTGCTGAACGGCACTTCCAGAGTTGCCTCAACAGCTAGACTTTTTGCTTTATAGTAGGGAGTCCCGTAACCTTACTGTCGTCACTGGTTCGTATCTCCTGATGGAATTTTCCCCCAACCGAGGCGTTGTCACAAACGCCTGTGGCTCTGGGTGTGTTGGCTGGAATCTTGTCGCATGTTAAGAAGCATCTCATCTTGTTTTTTAACAGCACTGTGTGTGTTTTTCAGGCAAGCGTATCCGGAAGGTTACTATAATTCCAAAAGTGGATGGAGCAGTCAGAGTGATTACTATGCAAGTTACTATTCCAGCCAGTACGATTACGGAGGTGAGTTCAGAAACTGTCCCAGGCTAACCGCAGCAGACACGCATTCAGACCTTGGTGCAGCCAGGTGCAAGGCGGCGGCACGATGATTTTTCTTAGGAAAGTTTTCCCTTTTATTAGTCATATGATTttatccagtggccaaagtagcTGAAAGTAATTTGCATCTAGAAATAATTATATTGCTACCATTCACTGGTAAGTATTAGCTTAGTCTTAGTagtgtgtctttgttttctttgacttTCTAGCAAAGCATAATTCTTGGTAGGTACAATTGATAAACAATCAGTTGTTACAATTGATTAAAATGAAGCGAGGGGCCGGCGGCCCCCTGCACCAGTCACGTGTGATGCGACAGGGGCCCTCGGGTTGGACAGAGCAGACTGCGGTGGCCGTGCCCCTCCCCTCAGGCGCTGCCGCTGTCAGGCGGGCTGTGCGTCTTGGCGCGTGTGCCCTGAGCAGCCCCCCGGGGCCCCCTGCCCGGGCGTGGTCAGAAGCAGGGTCCCGACCTGCAGCTGTTTGTCCGCGACAGCCACCTGCTTCCCCGTCTTCGGGGGTTCCTCCTCCACTTTGTGTTTGTGCTGCTTTACACATAGTTCTGTACGTGTTTGCCCAGAGCGATACGTCCGGATTGTTTATCGTGTTAGTTAACATGCTTTGGAAAAGCAGTCTTTCAGTTTGAGAGCACTTCTTAGGTTTTGCTTACTTTTCCCTGAGGCGTGGTTGCTTTAGTGTTGCGCCTGATGTCTCCTGTACACAAAGCAGCTCCGGTCACACACGTGTTGGTCCTTGTTAAATATCCTCTTCCGTTATTGTTTGCTCCAGGGGATCGGATATAGCTTCATGTACTATGCAGTAGCACCTTGTGGGTCCATTGAGAGTATTTCCTAAAGCTCTCTGGACTACATTAGAGAAGAGAgatgaatgaaattattttttaatcacgTGTTGAGAGAAGGGTAGCCAGTGGCCTTTAGGGTCACAGTGGAGGAAGACGCTCTGGGTGCTCTCGTGCCTCACAGTTAACGTTCCCCAGGGTCGTGCTGCTTTTCGGGGGGAGAGTTTCGTTCCTCTCAGAGGCTCGGAGCATCCTTCAGTCCTGGGATGGCCTAGTTTCTCCAGTGCCAGCCAGAGGAGTGTCTTTTTCACGTTGTACCGACCTGTTGACCTCTTGCTGTAGACCCAGGTCGCTGGGATCGGTTCTACTATGGTTCTCGGTTCAGAGACCCCCGCGCCTACGACCGGAGGTACTGGTATGATGCTGAGTACGACTCCTGCAGGAAGGAGAACTATGCCTATGGGGACAGGTGGGTAGAACCAGCTCCGATACGGAGGGCAGGTCGCGAGTCAGCCAGGCCTTCGCCCTCGGGTCCTCATGTCTGCTCGAGAGCTGCGGTCACGTCTGGCTCCCGGGGACCCGCCACTGTCAGTGGAGGGGGGTGAACCAGAGGTCCTTTCTTTGGGCTTTTGGAGGGGAACTGACCTTAGAACAAGTGCCGGGAGTCAGTTCAGCCTCCTCTTCGCGGGTCCTTGAGAGGTGCGACTGCCTCGGAATGGACCCCCGGCCTGTGTCTCTTGGTCTCAGGCAGCGCCTGAACTTGGCCGTGGGTGCGGTGACCCCGCCACAGTGTGGGCCCTGGCGAGTGTCATTCCTGGGGTCAGGACCCTGGGGGGCTCAGCCCTGTGCAACTTAGGAGCCTTGCTTCTGCCTGCCGCCTCCTCCAGGCCCGAGAAATACGATGACCGCTACAGGTACGACCCGCGCTTTACCGGGAGCTTTGACGACGAGCCCGAGCCGCCTCGGGACCCGTACGGGGAGGAGGCGGACCGGCACAGCGAGCACAGCCAGCACTCGGCGCGTAGCCTGCGCAGTGCGCCCAGCCTGCAGAGCCGCCGCAGCAGCTTCAGCGCCCACTCCCACCAGGTAGGCGGGGCGGGCTCCGGGGCCACCCGGGCCCACGGCGGGCAGCCAAGGGGCGTCACCTTTTGGCTTTGTGCTCCTGAAGAGTCAGGTGTACCGGAGTCACAACACGCCTGCTGGGTCCTACGAGGTGCCCCCTGCACCGGGCTCCTTCCACGGCGATTATGCCTACGGCCCCTACGGGAGTGACTTCCACggcgtgccaggcttcccagagTACGGCTACCCCACCGAGGCCAGCTGGCCCTCCGTGGAGCAAGGTGTGTGCAGCAAGGCCCTGGGTGTGCACGGCACAGAGGGGGGCCCAGGAGCTCCTGGGGTTGGAGTTAGGGCCTGAGTTACAACCCGGGTGGGAACTGGTGATGGCagggcctgggcttccctgccATGCAAGGGTGCCATGCCCAGCGTGCCCGTCCTGAGGGGCGGTGCTTACCACGCTGGGCCGCTTGTGTCCTGGGGCTGCAGTTTGGTTCCCCAGCCCGTCCATCATACCCACTTCAGCGCAGCACTGCCTTCAGGCTTCCTGCCCAGTTCAGCTCCCCACGTGGAGGGACAGCCCCCCGCCACCAGGCTGACTGCACCGGTGCGGGGCTCTTAGAGGAAGCCTGGTTCTCCTTGAGAAGCTCTGGTCATTTACTTACCGCACGTGCTGCATCTCAGCACACTTTGGAGATGCTTGATCGCATGCTGTTTCTGGGAAAACTGTGCCAGTGTGTGAAGCTG includes the following:
- the SEC16A gene encoding protein transport protein Sec16A isoform X2 — translated: MQPPPQAVPSGVVGPPPSGSPQTMFWSNSPYRRQAGSHTPMAPITCPLQPVTDPFAFSRQALQNTSLGGSSKSSPPILQGPAPPPSLPRAGLPVPHTSAGDSSQGPCEPLPGPPLQPRADTSPFPGVPAPSAPHGPEMNRSAETPGPEPELLNAPFPPQYIPGVGSSGSRGGLLQGHVPRPDIPLSRPSPPDSTVPPAAIPLPPQPHQQVPGQWGPGQGGPRPPGQHYWPGPEGAPQIPGPHASSVTHFPPPSSLHQRPGHEQLGPPASLPGPSASDGRNEAVYLPSEDHSVNSFDPESAFRQNSRAGNRRANQELRSSPGVNREQLSGLAPVNPLTQENSPESHSRHPLGAGGGWAPPEVGSGALAMFFKGGETENEENLSSETAGSAGQAVVDGFCLGQLPAHVGVGGAYQAFPRGSSSESAQLGGEPQRCFPRSAGSPHEKAASKAAAMHLWADTARAGSQYENVENLEFVQNQEVLPSEPLSMDPSSPGDPLKCGPLPGPAGPRLGAVGPAAGGGPNLEALDVTAHSARSDSASSSYSSKSQRGLPGAARPHDSGTFIQQEVGKPEEESPGRFFKQIDSSPVGGETDEITSQNYHGSLSQPSTPSPPKPTGIFQTSANSSFEPVKSHLVGVKPVEADRANVVGEVRGPSAPQKQHRVAAAMPDAAPGNLEQPPDNMETLSPPQLCALPLATPTEAGQGLLQAAGPPLETALPTPEKRSSTRLQGPVKCESPATTLWAQNELPDFGGNVLLAPAAPALHVPAKPQLSEVIQPPDEGMARQVGLGVQSGDGLGASENLENPPQLGEEEALPPQAGPGYASLLSSPPTESLQNQPVLIAQPDQSYNLAQPVNVSVSLPNPNEKTPSWRDSSVGDKPAVSSWAAGGDPGENVPLSGMPAGSLLCSPLPNHLAQSPFPQVSGIYDMVSNQAANLLVQPHSHPKASLPEGQKVYSADSVPPEGLPSPAGGAGLMLVPPASSTSVPDSSKPGVCGGRDVASGALDFTFGRTLENPAGMYSPAHADGLASGQQTTASHRPPGPGANTPDRFYQQVMKEAQDQPHAERAQQELAPPLPAPQGPRAALPEPSNPGSPPVQAQPPDPARPSSPALADVGQQLLSRPPQSSSASVVSTSSSQAAPRPDQQWLQPPPPDLASYYYYRSLYDGWQPPYPSPYPPDPGPAPHYYQDMYSLYDPRYRPCDSAAYVDPYRYPEPERPSSRASHCSDRPAARQAYPEGYYNSKSGWSSQSDYYASYYSSQYDYGDPGRWDRFYYGSRFRDPRAYDRRYWYDAEYDSCRKENYAYGDRPEKYDDRYRYDPRFTGSFDDEPEPPRDPYGEEADRHSEHSQHSARSLRSAPSLQSRRSSFSAHSHQSQVYRSHNTPAGSYEVPPAPGSFHGDYAYGPYGSDFHGVPGFPEYGYPTEASWPSVEQAPSRPSSPEKFSVPHVCARFGPGGQLIKVIPNLPSEGQPALVEIHSMETLLQHTPEQEEMRAFPGPLGKDDTHKVDVINFAQNKATKCLQNENLIDKESASLLWSFIVLLCRQNGTVVGTDIAELLLRDHRTVWLPGKSPNEANLIDFTNEAVEQVEEEESGEAQLSFLTDSQAASTLEKDTERFRELLLYGRKKDALESAMKNGLWGHALLLASKMDSRTHARVMTRFANSLPINDPLQTVYQLMSGRMPAASTCCGDEKWGDWRPHLAMILSNLSSNVDVESRAMATMGDTLASKGLLDAAHFCYLMAQVGFGVYTKKTTKLVLIGSNHSLPFLKFATNEAIQRTEAYEFAQSLGAQTCSLPSFQVFKFIYCCRLAEMGLATQAFHYCEAIAKSVLAEPHRHSPVLLRQLAQVASQLRLSDPQLKEKPEEEASAEPAWLAQLQLVERQIEEGAVAWSQDGACPPRCSSSPSPEVGPRDGPGPTQLLSLGADNPLLAPPAPSAELFSQDVRLLPSAPLTLPDGPPATPTRVPMLPVPLPGPAELGPVHGPPGPVPGFAEPSGPDPVALYPGPGVPTLQDTDRLLPEARSQDAGAAPQEMPGRSSHSEPGEEEFGGNFANMGSFRTSPGPEAPPQALQPPAPLMPAPEVQRPVQAAKKESKEPKKSSESWFSRWLPVKKRTEAYLPDDKNKSIVWDEKKNRWVDVNEPEEEKKAPPPPPAALLKAPHAAHPGPGGPPRPTVNMYSRKAAGTRARYVDILNPGGPQRSESALAPTDLFAPLAPLPIPAHLLGPNADAEEVPSAKGAGREGPARPEPASDPKVFGPAVASLPGPELPASGLDGPQGGEAPGAPAPAGAPPGAAVPFYNPAQLAQHPWGQRADLSPVPVVSGPCHLRKLKDGEDWPEEVPVIKLERPCPGAAPGREVAVCQGLRPMACDSSLSPDGCERSDSEVTYGAFQH
- the SEC16A gene encoding protein transport protein Sec16A isoform X4, which encodes MQPPPQAVPSGVVGPPPSGSPQTMFWSNSPYRRQAGSHTPMAPITCPLQPVTDPFAFSRQALQNTSLGGSSKSSPPILQGPAPPPSLPRAGLPVPHTSAGDSSQGPCEPLPGPPLQPRADTSPFPGVPAPSAPHGPEMNRSAETPGPEPELLNAPFPPQYIPGVGSSGSRGGLLQGHVPRPDIPLSRPSPPDSTVPPAAIPLPPQPHQQVPGQWGPGQGGPRPPGQHYWPGPEGAPQIPGPHASSVTHFPPPSSLHQRPGHEQLGPPASLPGPSASDGRNEAVYLPSEDHSVNSFDPESAFRQNSRAGNRRANQELRSSPGVNREQLSGLAPVNPLTQENSPESHSRHPLGAGGGWAPPEVGSGALAMFFKGGETENEENLSSETAGSAGQAVVDGFCLGQLPAHVGVGGAYQAFPRGSSSESAQLGGEPQRCFPRSAGSPHEKAASKAAAMHLWADTARAGSQYENVENLEFVQNQEVLPSEPLSMDPSSPGDPLKCGPLPGPAGPRLGAVGPAAGGGPNLEALDVTAHSARSDSASSSYSSKSQRGLPGAARPHDSGTFIQQEVGKPEEESPGRFFKQIDSSPVGGETDEITSQNYHGSLSQPSTPSPPKPTGIFQTSANSSFEPVKSHLVGVKPVEADRANVVGEVRGPSAPQKQHRVAAAMPDAAPGNLEQPPDNMETLSPPQLCALPLATPTEAGQGLLQAAGPPLETALPTPEKRSSTRLQGPVKCESPATTLWAQNELPDFGGNVLLAPAAPALHVPAKPQLSEVIQPPDEGMARQVGLGVQSGDGLGASENLENPPQLGEEEALPPQAGPGYASLLSSPPTESLQNQPVLIAQPDQSYNLAQPVNVSVSLPNPNEKTPSWRDSSVGDKPAVSSWAAGGDPGENVPLSGMPAGSLLCSPLPNHLAQSPFPQVSGIYDMVSNQAANLLVQPHSHPKASLPEGQKVYSADSVPPEGLPSPAGGAGLMLVPPASSTSVPDSSKPGVCGGRDVASGALDFTFGRTLENPAGMYSPAHADGLASGQQTTASHRPPGPGANTPDRFYQQVMKEAQDQPHAERAQQELAPPLPAPQGPRAALPEPSNPGSPPVQAQPPDPARPSSPALADVGQQLLSRPPQSSSASVVSTSSSQAAPRPDQQWLQPPPPDLASYYYYRSLYDGWQPPYPSPYPPDPGPAPHYYQDMYSLYDPRYRPCDSAAYVDPYRYPEPERPSSRASHCSDRPAARQAYPEGYYNSKSGWSSQSDYYASYYSSQYDYGDPGRWDRFYYGSRFRDPRAYDRRYWYDAEYDSCRKENYAYGDRPEKYDDRYRYDPRFTGSFDDEPEPPRDPYGEEADRHSEHSQHSARSLRSAPSLQSRRSSFSAHSHQSQVYRSHNTPAGSYEVPPAPGSFHGDYAYGPYGSDFHGVPGFPEYGYPTEASWPSVEQAPSRPSSPEKFSVPHVCARFGPGGQLIKVIPNLPSEGQPALVEIHSMETLLQHTPEQEEMRAFPGPLGKDDTHKVDVINFAQNKATKCLQNENLIDKESASLLWSFIVLLCRQNGTVVGTDIAELLLRDHRTVWLPGKSPNEANLIDFTNEAVEQVEEEESGEAQLSFLTDSQAASTLEKDTERFRELLLYGRKKDALESAMKNGLWGHALLLASKMDSRTHARVMTRFANSLPINDPLQTVYQLMSGRMPAASTCCGDEKWGDWRPHLAMILSNLSSNVDVESRAMATMGDTLASKGLLDAAHFCYLMAQVGFGVYTKKTTKLVLIGSNHSLPFLKFATNEAIQRTEAYEFAQSLGAQTCSLPSFQVFKFIYCCRLAEMGLATQAFHYCEAIAKSVLAEPHRHSPVLLRQLAQVASQLRLSDPQLKEKPEEEASAEPAWLAQLQLVERQIEEGAVAWSQDGACPPRCSSSPSPEVGPRDGPGPTQLLSLGADNPLLAPPAPSAELFSQDVRLLPSAPLTLPDGPPATPTRVPMLPVPLPGPAELGPVHGPPGPVPGFAEPSGPDPVALYPGPGVPTLQDTDRLLPEARSQDAGAAPQEMPGRSSHSEPGEEEFGGNFANMGSFRTSPGPEAPPQALQPPAPLMPAPEVQRPVQAAKKESKEPKKSSESWFSRWLPVKKRTEAYLPDDKNKSIVWDEKKNRWVDVNEPEEEKKAPPPPPAALLKAPHAAHPGPGGPPRPTVNMYSRKAAGTRARYVDILNPGGPQRSESALAPTDLFAPLAPLPIPAHLLGPNADAEEVPSAKGAGREGPARPEPASDPKVFGPAVASLPGPELPASGLDGPQGGELSRCSSLSSLSREVSQHFDQAPGAPAPAGAPPGAAVPFYNPAQLAQAPATSGSSRTGRIGQRKYPSLS